The DNA region ttatGTTAAACCACATGCAATAATATTTTTGGTGGTGACTCGCTAAGTACCTTAGGTTCTCAGTGTTGCTTGGAGACCAGCTTCCCACCCCCACAGTGAGAAAGGACTGGTGTGGCATCTTAGGTATGGGATAGCACCCAAAATAGCAGGTGTTGCATATATTTTCACCTGACACCAATTTGCTATCCTGGCAGTTGTATTACAGTTTCTGTAACTGCAAAGGAagctttaaacaatttttttcaactttctCTACATAACTTTTGACTGTTTTCCAGTTATCTGTCTGCTTGCTTTTGGTGGAAAAAATGTAGCAGGTTAGCATAAAATTAGGTATGACCAAAAATGTAGGCTTTAGAGAGCAAGCTTATTAAAATAAACTTGAACTTCTCATTTCTCCATTATTTTGTAGTACTACTGTTTCCTGCTTTTTCCATGGTGATGAGGGTGGAGAACAGAAGGGGCTTTGGGTGGGTTTTGGCTCCGccagctgggatgtgggataATAGTCTGTGTACATGGGCCAATCCCTAATCAGCCTGTTACTCTAGCTGGCTCTATGAAGGGCAGTTAACTGTTTGAAAGGCCATATttgtgttcatagaatatcagggttggaagggacctcaggaggtcatctagtccaaccccctgctcaaagcaggaccaatccccagtttttgccccagatccctaaatggccccctcaaggattgaactcacaaccctgggtttagcaggccaatgctcaaacccttgAGCTATCCCTGTTCTGATGGATGTTGTCTTGTTCTGAGATGGTGATTAAAACCATGGGTGGAGAGTGTGTGATGGGGAATCTGCCTGTGAAAACTTATCAATGCCATTTGATTTGATGAACTCTAATTGTAACCTGCAGGGCGGGATGGAGCCCCCGTTATGTATCAACTTTGTGTCCTGTGCTGAGAACCAGTTTGAACTGATACATGCTAGCCTGTTTGGAGGTGTTTTAATGCCTTTTGCAGGTCTAACAAAGGAAGCATAATCTAGACTGCTCCTAATGATTTATGGACTTGCTTTTATCCACTGCCCACCCCTAAGAAACAATGGTGTTCCGTACGTGAACTCTGCATGGGGCCCTACACTGGGGCTCATGACCAAGACTAGGTTTATGAGAAGGGGTTGTGTGGACATGGGGAcaaccaacagcagcagcaagaggccCTGGTCTTAAGACAAGGACATCTCCACCAAGCCTGAACTTGGACAGACCGTGACTCAAAAGATTCTTAGGACTGGTGAGGAGGATAGACCTTTGTTGGTTTTTCTGTAGATCTATAactcttctgttttttaaaaagtgagtgtgtgtgtgtattaagaAGTTCCTTTCCAAACATTGTGTGTTGGCCCCTGAAGGGTATAACTAGACACACCAGAGTGCACCAGCCTGATGGACTCTAGATGGAGTGGATCTAATAAGCAACTGAGAAGAGAGTGGGAGATCAGGAGGGCTAGAGCTCTCGTTTCAGGGTCTGGGTGGCTGCATTCAAGAAAAGTGTCAGACATGGGGTCTGCATCTGAGAAGTGTTCTTGGGtgtcccagagccaggaatagtgaTTAGGCATTACCCAAACCCTTGGAGCTTAGCATCCCATAGGATTTGGCAGTTGGATCCCTTACGACTAGTGTCTGTTTAGAGAGAGAAGGTCTTGCAGGACTAGACTGGATTGTGACAGAgatcttctctctccctgcagcgcccccccccccccccccccccccccgcctctgctTCAAATAGGAGTGCCTTGTAACAGGAAAGCAGCAGTCCAGACATGGTATTGCTGTCAGGTAGCCACAGGAATCAATTTAAGACCATACTGGTAGAATCGAGTTTGGCTCAACCTATCTTCTGTCACTGGGGAACCAATCATGGATTGCAGACAGTCCTATACTTCAACACATTAGCAGCCTAATCTGGCATAGTAAAGTCTTTGGGCTCTAAATAGGTACACTGGAAGGGGAGGcacttcaagtagttgaaagttTAGTGTGGAGTCAGGCCCAATGGTTAGATGGCAGTTTTAGgattcttttccccttcccttctggAGGCACAGGAGACTAGCGCAAGGCTAGTTTTTTCACAAACAATATTGGCTACTTCCATATGTATGCATGTATTTTATAATTTAGAGTTGCATCTCTTGACTCTTTGATATGCATTGTTTTGTCGTCCTCACAAAGGTGGTTCAGGTCTCTGAAGAGAACTGCTAGAAACATAACTGAATAGCtaaaaaaactgaagaaaaacttACAACTAAAATGTGTGTGGTAACCCCaaagaaaaaatttaaatgtcaaagtcaaatgaattaaacattttttttttcctggtttggtAAACATTAAAATAGTGAATCTGTCTCGCAGATTAAAGGAGTTCTTGCTTTCCTAGCTAAACAATCTCTTCTGTATATGTAGGGAAGTGTATCTTTTATTGACACATCTGCTGAATATAGTTTTTcccaagaaaaattaaaatagtttgtCTTCCCAAATGCCTATCCACTAGGGTTGTTTTTTCTGAACTGAAAAAGTGTAGTAAAATGGACTTTAGTTTGTTGGATATTTTTTCTTACTAATAATACTTAGTTTGGCAAATACAGCAAAAAAACCTCTTTACCTTCTCAATGACTTTCCACCTCAGCCTACTGAAACAACCTGCCCTAAAGACCAGAAAATTCTAAAcagcagggaaagggaggggagaggagaaaaaaaaaaaaagatgaagggGGTTAAGACCCTTTTTTGAAAAGAATATTGTTTTCTCTGAGAAAGTAGGGTCTCCGTTCACCTTTAGCAtcaaggggaggaggaaaaaagaaaatctaaagagCTAAATGGTCTGGCCTTCGGGTCATTTTCCAGCCAGTGCCTCACTCCCACCTGCATACTCACCTCAACATCAGGATTTTTCTACACATATCCAGTAAGCAGAGTAAATGGCAGAAAGTTTGAATAGCAAGGTTTTTTTTGAGACGTTGCTTTTCACATAGTTGATATTGGCTAAATCTGAGGACTCTGAAAATATAGCTTTACTGTCATTAGTAGGATGGTTATTATAGAAGAATGCTTATGGTTAGAAccctttattttcttgtaatcTAGGGTGTGATCTAGTCACTTGTTCTATATATCCAATATACACACCAAATACCTATTGTTCAGGAGTGCTTTTActtcctttttttctctctcttcaagCAAACAGACATCCATTCTCAATCTTAAATTAGAAAATTTAACAGAATTTCTGTGTTCCTTGATCTCAACTTTGTAAAGCTGGCCAGCATGCCAGTATTTTACATCCTTTCCAGCTTTGCTCACATGCACTATAGCCACACTTTTCACATTTAATGAGTATCACGTTTGTTTTTGCTCCCCGTAAAAATTGTTTGTGAAATATACAATGTATTAAATGGTATGtctaatttttttcctcaaaaattaaaatcaacaattaCAGGGGAAAAAACTCATAGTTATGGAGATACAGGTGTACTGACACATTCTCTTGTATActaactctgtttttccttcgTTACAGAAATGAGCCGTCAGACTGCTACAGCACTACCTACAGGTACTTCAAAGTGTACACCATCACAGAGGGTGCCTGCTCTGACTGGCACTACAGCTTCCAACAATGACTTGGCAAGTCTTTTTGAGTGTCCTGTGTGTTTTGACTATGTGCTGCCACCTATTCTTCAGTGTCAGAGTGGCCATCTTGTTTGTAGCAACTGTCGCCCCAAGCTTACATGCTGTCCAACTTGCCGAGGCCCACTGGGTTCCATTCGTAACTTGGCTATGGAAAAAGTTGCCAATTCTGTACTGTTCCCATGTAAATACGCCTCTTCTGGATGTGAGATAACTTTGCCACACACAGAAAAAGCAGACCATGAAGAGCTGTGTGAGTTTAGGCCTTATTCATGTCCATGTCCTGGTGCTTCATGTAAATGGCAAGGTTCGCTGGATGCTGTTATGCCACATTTGATGCATCAGCATAAGTCAATAACAACACTACAGGGAGAAGATATAGTTTTCCTTGCTACAGACATTAATCTTCCTGGTGCTGTTGACTGGGTTATGATGCAATCTTGTTTTGGCTTTCATTTCATGTTAGTCTTGGAGAAACAGGAAAAATATGATGGTCACCAGCAGTTCTTTGCTATTGTACAGCTGATAGGAACACGCAAGCAAGCAGAAAATTTTGCTTATCGACTTGAGCTTAATGGTCATAGGCGGCGATTGACTTGGGAAGCAACTCCTCGATCTATTCATGAGGGAATTGCAACAGCCATTATGAATAGTGACTGTCTAGTCTTTGACACCAGCATTGCACAGCTCTTTGCAGAAAATGGCAATTTAGGCATCAATGTAACTATTTCAATGTGTTGAAATGGCAAGCAAACATTTTCAGGCCAGTGTTTAAAACAGTTGCATTTAATTTCGCAGAAACTAGGGTAACCATCTTTGACTGCCAGACACAAACTATTTGGTAGAGGGAGGCTAGATGTATATGAAGGTAAATAAAAGGAAAGGCTGTTAAATTACAGGAAGCAGTTGCATGTAGTAacactaatatatttaaaataagtcAACAGTAAACcactgaaaatatatatacacccaAAATGGGCATCTTTTGTATTAAGAATTGATTCTACAGGAAACGTTGTAAAATAGTTCTAAAAACTTGTTTGTAGATTGattgtactgttgaaaaggatactgttgtgttttttgtttgtttgttttttttccctttgactgACAAGCCATGTTGAGCAGTCCGGTCTCTTGCCACTGCTTTTCCCCCTTAAGTCACTACATAGTATTGCTGCtgtttgtgtatatttttgtgtATTTGCTAATTTTTATTAACTTCTagtttttcattaaataaatgaCTTTCTTTTCTGTAATTCAGGTTTTCCTCCGTTTTGTacgttttaaaaattaattgcaggTGTCATCTTTTGATATGCATAATTGCTTATGGTAAAACTTATACTTCTGTACATTTGGTAAATTAGTCTCTTCCCAGTAGTCCATTCATTGGTAATACTGTTCTTAATTCAGCTATTTTGTGAATGTATTGAATTCTAAAGGAGCAATTACATTTGAAGAATTATCAGAAAAACAGCTCCTTTAAAAACAGGCCTAGATGATGATGTACTTCGTTATACCTTCAAACAAAAGTGAGGAGTTATTGGGTAACATCCTAATTAAATACACTGAAAATTCAGGCACACTTTTTAAATTTACGAACTTCAGACACAAACTCATGCGTGTATTTTGGTTTTGCAGTACAAGAAGGCATTGTCTTATGCAGTAATTGTAACTATAAAaacagaccatttaaaaaaaaaaaggcagtctCAGAATATGATGTTTTTGGTCTTTTATAATTTTGTCATTAAAAGAATACCTGGCAAACTAAATAAAAACTCTTGTTTTTTGCTTTAGCATGAAGTTTGACTAATTTAATATTCTAACTTAACTTTACTTGTAACAATCCGTCAGACAAAAGGATACCTGAACTGGAGAGAACCAACTTTATTTTCCTTAGTCATACTAATCTTGTATGTCATCCCACCATGTTAGTGATACGATGAACAGTGTACATCCAAAGGTCCATGCAATTCTCTTGCATTTAAAGGCATAAGTGGTATATTGGGGCCTTTTGCAGGTTGCAGGCAAGTTTGAGAAATTCACCTTGAATGTATGTCTGTATATAGCACTAAGATGgttaatgtaaaaagaaataatAGAAAACTATTAAATCTCAAACTACTTTAAAGGTATCTCTTTGCCAAACTTGGTAATTGTGAACATATGCTGTTGGGAGAAGTAGGATGAATATTAGCTACTTTTTGTATAACATTAAAATACAGTTTATTTACTATATATTGTCTAACTTTGTCAGAAATTGATCTATGTTAAGACAACTCATTGAATTATTTTTGGTGCAGTGATTACACATTTTAGCCTGATGGGGCAAGTAGGCATACAGATAAGGAATGTGAACCAGTATAGACGTTTATAGACAAGCCAGTGCAGAAATAGTTCATTTTATATAGTTGAAGTAAGCttcagaaacttttttaaaaaactgtgatGGTGCACTGTTCAAGAGGATTAAAAACTTAAGAAATATACTGGCATCTCATTTCTTCTTTGATCTCTAGTGGAATACTTGCTGTGTCAGTTTTCTAAATGCAGCCTATTTAATCTTACCTACATTTACCCCAATTTTGTTTTTGCTATACCATGAGATGTTTGGCTACAGCAGTTACAAGCTAGTGGCTGGTAGGTTTGAAATTAAGACTTTATTTAAATGTGTGGTTTCTCATTATTGAAACTTGCATTTCAATTCTAATTCTTTCAGAGGCTGTTGATAAATAGTGTGGACTAATTTTACATCCAGACTTTAGTTTGAGTAGTAGATTAACTCCTATTAAAATACATAGATTTGAGGCTTGCCTAAAATGAGTGAGTTaggatgttttctgtattttaagaAATGGTAACTTCCTTAGATATTAAAAGTGCTATGTGATGATATGGCTGGAACTGAGGAGATAGTTGTATGTTTGGTTGATTCTAATACCTTCTCAGATCTTGTAATGGAATCCATAAAAGCTTTCGTTGTTTTAAGTTAGTGGAAGTCTCTTTAATTGGTGAGTCAGAACTATGATTTTTAAGTATTCCTGATCTGTGTaataaaatgtcatttatttttaatgcaggttACTTTAGGTGGTTGtgactttgatttttatttgcaATTACTTTTCTTGCTATTAAGGAAACAAGGTATTAAACTTCctagtttatttttatattttaagttgTCCAAACACAACATTCAACAACCAGCTACCCCATTTTACCAATTTGGTCACAGTAGTCCGGGATAGGCAGCAGCAGTGAATGCTTCCACATACCACCTAGCCAGTAGTTGAAAGTAAAAAGGCAGCTACATTTTACACTCCTGCTTAGTTGTTTGCTGCAAATTACACCCACTTTACACATATTCATTGGGCTATATACATGGGATACTCTAATTACAGAAATGTCAACCTTGCTTTGAGACTTTTAgggataattatttaaaaaaaacaaacaggaattaGAGCATTTGCTTGGAGCAAAGGTGCAAAGCCAAATACACATGGGGTGGGGTGCATAGTAGCACCTTGAATGCTTGTAATGCATGCTACAGGAGCTGGatcctctctttccttctcctgatTTGGCCAAGGAGCATTGCAACCCCTACCCTGAGGGAAATGACAACAGGAAATTTGCCCTTCTATGCTTTCTACAGCTCTGAGTTACCCTGGCCAGTGATGGTCCTTGTCCTTGCTCTTGGTCATAGTTCTCTCCCCTGTGGACTCTGCAGTGGTGATTACCAGTGGGGTTTGGGAAGCTGGATTCACTGCTCAAGCCACTGACTGCATGTTGTGCTCCAACTGTCCCAGGCAGACCTTGCTGGCGTAGTCCAGGGAGGTTAGAGCACAACATGCAGCCTGCGGCTTGGATGGTGAATCCAGCAGTGTCCCATCCCATTCAAAGTCACCCCAGCTTGCCTCTTAATAGAGCTCTCATTGTGCAGCCTATACATGTCCCACATGGGTGGTGGAAGAGAACACCCTCTCCTCTGTGGCACTATATGCTGAGTAGGGGTGAACGGTACACATGCTCATTTTATGCATATGCTTCAGCTTGCAAAATTCATACATTtaagctgggaggggaggaggaaggattaCAAAAAAATAGGGTGGGCATCTGTGGTGCAATTCTTAAATTCACCTCTGAATTTCAGGGAAGGGTGCAGTTTTATGTTGGGAGGGAATCTAGGACTCGAACATTTAAAAGACAATTTTCAGTGTCATACATACAATTGTGTTTTTGGGTTTAGTTAACAGAATAACTTCAGAAATGCTAACACAATAGTTTGAAAATAAGGCCAAGGTTCTTAAAATATATAAGAATAATAGGATACACCACTGTGCACCAAAAAGCATAACATGATGGGAAACTGTAAAGAGATGTTCATCTGTATTTTTCTGGCACAATGATTTAACTTCCTTGAACTAAAGATAGAGTGACTTTAGAAGAGTATGTCAGCATAAGTGTAGCACTTTCATAAAATAGATGCTGCTGCTTGTACTTTTAATAGGTAAACAGGACATGAGGGTCTTAGAGGCTTAATACTAACTTGGTTTATGGTTTGGGACTGTTCAGAATTGAGTCTAGTTTAAGATAGACTTGAAAGGTGAGCTTGCAGTACTCCCCATAAACAGTTGCTCATACCAATGGGCgcttttaaaagattttacaTTAACTGTAAACACAATGTATGCTATAGTGTAGTTAGTTACTTTCAGACTttatctcccccttccccccaacattTAATGTCATTCATCAGATTGAATGGTTAAAACATGCTCATCAAAGACAAAGTGTagactaaactttttttttttttttactcttacgCAGTAAGACATTAATGATCTATATTAAATATCGGTTGTACTAGCTACCACCAGATCTAAAATTAGTGGTATTTAAAATGCCTGGAAATGTCGTATTAGCAGTGACTATTTATATTAGAAAAGTTTACTTTATTCTAGTGGAAAAAGTGTACTCaattatctttatttaaaataatgaagatTCTTCTCtatattttttaatatacttCAAGAGTAAACTGTCAAACAATTTATCCTCAATCCAAAtacctgtttgtgtgtgtgttactgccattaataaaaacaaattgcaGGTGCATAGGCTTTGGGAAGTCAAATGGGAGCGTTAACATTCAATGTTTCTCTGTTCAGACATTCCTTGCATGCATTTGGTTATTTAAGATGTTAAAAGTTATTGTTTGCACTATGCACAGTGATATGTCTGTTATACAGAGTTGCCCATAACATTCCTATAATTGAAACTACTGTAATTCAAAGTGTTATCCAGATGAATTCATAATATAGTTCTGTTTAGTATAATGAATTTATCTTTTCAAAGCTATTCTGAATAAAATTTAATTGCTTCATACTGTGCTGGGCCATCTacttaagaaaaatatttgtgggCAGAGGGAAGGATCAGCAACTGCAGCTTTGCaagcctggttctcttagtctgTGTGTATAGTCAAAGTAGAAGGTTCTCAAAATGGCATTAGACCCTACACCACACTACTAATAGCCAGCATTTGAATATCAATTACAACTTCATTGGGGTGTTATTTAATGAATGTAAGTTGTGACTTTGGAAGGCCTTTACTGTTTGTGTCAAGAATAGTAAAAGCAGGAacagcaataaataaaataaagtgtccTTAATGCAGAAAAGTGGACAGGTAAAGGTGGTGTTATGTATAACCTCAGTGTATTCAGCTATTTAGATATTAAAGGCTATGATtagtgtttgtttaaaatcttcAGTATTAGTATAAAGGACTTTCATCTGTAAAGCACCAAAAAAAAGGAACTTGTGTTCAACCACCTTCTAGGTCCCAGTCCCTCCCTGCttatttctgaaaaatgcagTACGTACTTCTACCAAGTTCAATGAAAATGAATGCACTTGCAGTTCAGCATAAACTATACAAATGTAATCTGTGTACAGAATTTCTGCTGGGCAATTCTAAATGTAGTTTTACAAATTGAGTGCATCTGTGAAACAAGTACAGTGCGCAGGGGGTTGGATCACTAGGCTCTGTGTGGACAGCACCTCAGTGGCCTGTTGCTGTGGAAGCTGATAGAACTCTGTAGTCCCTTATTAGAAATAAGCACTTTCTATATAAATCAACCAGTCACAAAAAATATATCCATCCCGTGTAGAAGCTATGTACCCACCTTCTCATGGAAAAAACCATGCTTGTTTAAATAGAAAGCTCCTATGTCTTCTGATTTCCTGCTGCTCCTCTCACTACCAGGTAAGGGCTACTGCCTTGTCCCTCCATGTGAAAAAGGAGCAGCTGAGAGTAGGAAGCTTTCAGTTTCCTGCCTGTCCTGTGTAGAAGGCTACAAGCCGCAGGACTACTTAGCACTAAAAAATGGTAAAGGTGGCagagttttttttgtttattggTGTCCATTATTGATGTGGTGATGTTAGCTATTTACATGtttataatacttagcacttcacATACCTCAACTCTCACTGGAAGAATCTTCTAGCAATTTTTGGCACTTTCCTGCTTTGCAGAGCATTCCAGTGCACTTCTGAGGGCTCACTCATACCCAGGAAATAACTCGAATGATGGACCTTCCTGTTCTGGAAGTTTACAGGTAAGGAGAAACTGTCATATTTGTCTTAGTATAAAGATGCCATAAACACTCTTTAGCCTCGGTTTTTTAAGGCTATATTTGAAAGCTTGTATTGTGGGCCCTTTACATGACAAGGGAAGATGAAGCCTTCTGAAGAAAGGGATTTTATactttttaatataattaatggATCAGTTCTAAGAATGCCACTGAACAAATGTAGGATTAGTCCTACTATGACCTACAGAAGGTTTAACAGACCTCTTTCTACATTTACAGAAGCCAgttgaagcaaaatattttatactGTATGCTTCATTGTGATTTCCTATTATGGTATAGTTACCACCATCCCTTCACAAATTTGTTTTAGCAGACCCCCATTTGTCTTGAAGTCTCTTACCTTGTTACAATTTTATGAGCAGTGGTGGTATATTTCAAAACCAGTCATTCATTAGTAGAACTAGCTTGCAAGAAGTGGTCAAACCTTTATTAATCGAataccaaactgaaaaattaagttAAAGATCAGCATTACTACAAGACTTTAATCTTTCTTCATGACCTAACATAAGGAAAATAACATTGAGACTCCTATTCACAGAATATAATAATCATCCCCATAATTTAAAACACATGTGTAGACTGAAGTTGGTAGCTTAAAGTACAGCTGTCATATAAGAGGGTGGAAAAATACATGAGGTTAAGAGACTAATATGATTCTTTACAAAAGAAACTAGAATTTGACAATTAAGGGTATACTTTTTCTATACTCTTGTTCTGAAGTGTTTATACAACAACTACTAATTGAATTTTGGAGCTTTTAAAAcaccaaatcaaaatgttcccttttttCATTTGAGCATCCAGTTTTTCCACAAGGGAGACTTAAGGAGTCTTTCTTTGTATAAACCTGACTTTTGTCCCTCCCCATGCAAAAAAACctacctttttaaaaactcatcTGATTTGTCAAATTTCTCATGACTGCTGCTCTTGCCAGAAGAGCATGGTTTTAGAAATT from Chelonia mydas isolate rCheMyd1 chromosome 12, rCheMyd1.pri.v2, whole genome shotgun sequence includes:
- the SIAH1 gene encoding E3 ubiquitin-protein ligase SIAH1 isoform X1, encoding MTGKSALSFLYSWKEGVLFTSCLPGSKTSKKKEMSRQTATALPTGTSKCTPSQRVPALTGTTASNNDLASLFECPVCFDYVLPPILQCQSGHLVCSNCRPKLTCCPTCRGPLGSIRNLAMEKVANSVLFPCKYASSGCEITLPHTEKADHEELCEFRPYSCPCPGASCKWQGSLDAVMPHLMHQHKSITTLQGEDIVFLATDINLPGAVDWVMMQSCFGFHFMLVLEKQEKYDGHQQFFAIVQLIGTRKQAENFAYRLELNGHRRRLTWEATPRSIHEGIATAIMNSDCLVFDTSIAQLFAENGNLGINVTISMC
- the SIAH1 gene encoding E3 ubiquitin-protein ligase SIAH1 isoform X2, whose translation is MSRQTATALPTGTSKCTPSQRVPALTGTTASNNDLASLFECPVCFDYVLPPILQCQSGHLVCSNCRPKLTCCPTCRGPLGSIRNLAMEKVANSVLFPCKYASSGCEITLPHTEKADHEELCEFRPYSCPCPGASCKWQGSLDAVMPHLMHQHKSITTLQGEDIVFLATDINLPGAVDWVMMQSCFGFHFMLVLEKQEKYDGHQQFFAIVQLIGTRKQAENFAYRLELNGHRRRLTWEATPRSIHEGIATAIMNSDCLVFDTSIAQLFAENGNLGINVTISMC